A region from the Paenibacillus humicola genome encodes:
- a CDS encoding S-layer homology domain-containing protein, whose product MIAKALKLDASASGLTGFADDADIPAWAKGAVHAVKDRALIAGRGDGLFAPGDAVTRAEAVTVLVKFPAAA is encoded by the coding sequence ATGATCGCCAAGGCATTGAAGCTGGATGCAAGCGCGTCCGGATTAACCGGATTCGCGGACGATGCCGATATTCCGGCCTGGGCCAAAGGCGCCGTCCATGCGGTTAAGGATCGAGCCCTAATCGCCGGCCGCGGCGACGGATTATTCGCCCCGGGTGACGCGGTTACCCGCGCAGAGGCCGTAACGGTCCTCGTCAAGTTCCCGGCCGCCGCCTGA
- a CDS encoding phosphotransferase family protein: MRRHPEFDLMLHDDGELAEALGSPLTERATIHEWPLSCVQRVRTAGGGKFIYKVQAPPTLEAGFYARARSPLLVPARLLEGEGETSALILVEVEAPRLADFRPGEAEAAAIAGDLVRQIAEIEGRPPILFDIASEDGWLQHIGAALDDIRVLIAEGGFSRVDSALADRLEEWSEAPSVLDAIRLPAGFVHADLKADNVLVAAQGDYRILDWQRPIRGPVALDTATLLISLGFDPLRLVPAGIVQLYHFLHIAWFAQAARRWYPQGKPWFDGFIQRIAGELEQAMRKG; the protein is encoded by the coding sequence GTGCGCCGACATCCCGAATTCGATCTGATGCTGCATGACGACGGCGAGCTGGCGGAAGCGCTCGGCAGTCCGCTGACGGAGCGTGCCACGATTCACGAATGGCCTCTGTCTTGTGTTCAGCGCGTTCGCACCGCCGGCGGCGGCAAATTCATTTATAAAGTGCAGGCGCCGCCGACGCTGGAGGCGGGGTTCTATGCCCGTGCGCGTTCGCCGCTGCTGGTGCCCGCGCGTTTGCTGGAGGGGGAGGGCGAGACGAGCGCCCTCATTCTGGTGGAGGTTGAGGCGCCGCGGCTGGCCGATTTTCGGCCTGGCGAAGCGGAAGCGGCGGCAATTGCCGGCGATTTGGTCCGGCAGATTGCGGAGATCGAAGGCCGGCCGCCGATTTTGTTCGATATCGCGTCGGAGGACGGCTGGCTTCAGCACATCGGCGCCGCCCTGGACGATATTCGCGTGCTGATCGCGGAGGGTGGCTTCAGCCGGGTCGATTCCGCACTTGCGGACCGTCTCGAAGAGTGGAGCGAAGCGCCATCGGTACTGGACGCGATCCGCTTGCCGGCCGGATTTGTTCACGCGGATCTGAAAGCGGACAACGTACTCGTCGCGGCGCAGGGCGATTACCGGATCCTCGATTGGCAGCGGCCGATCCGCGGCCCGGTTGCGCTGGATACCGCGACTCTGCTCATCTCGCTCGGCTTCGATCCGCTGCGCCTGGTTCCGGCCGGGATCGTGCAGCTGTATCATTTTCTGCACATCGCCTGGTTCGCGCAGGCCGCACGCCGCTGGTATCCGCAGGGCAAGCCGTGGTTCGACGGGTTTATTCAACGAATCGCCGGGGAGCTGGAGCAGGCGATGCGTAAAGGCTGA
- a CDS encoding glycerophosphodiester phosphodiesterase, whose protein sequence is MDTNKPIIIGHRGAAGEAPENTLGSFRLAAEQGAHAVELDAHLSADGRLMVCHDATLDRTTDRSGWIGRMQAYEIREADAGVRFSEAYAGEKVPFLDEVFELLPAGMMINVEVKHAYGGKLAPVLLELLRRTDRLGSTVVSSFDHKLLAAIKKAEPAVRIGLLYAADLVDHAAYAASLGVDVYSLHPQHMLIGPDDTAEARRRGLEVYPYTANGEEELNRLIASGVSGIITDYPARLAALLAR, encoded by the coding sequence ATGGATACGAACAAGCCGATCATCATCGGTCATCGCGGGGCGGCAGGGGAAGCGCCGGAAAATACGCTGGGCTCGTTCCGGCTGGCCGCGGAGCAGGGGGCGCACGCCGTTGAGCTGGACGCGCATTTGTCCGCGGACGGGAGGCTGATGGTTTGCCACGATGCGACGCTGGACCGGACGACCGATCGTTCGGGCTGGATTGGCCGGATGCAGGCGTACGAAATCCGGGAGGCGGACGCCGGCGTGAGGTTCTCGGAAGCTTATGCCGGGGAGAAGGTGCCGTTTCTTGACGAAGTGTTCGAGCTGCTGCCGGCGGGCATGATGATCAACGTCGAGGTGAAGCATGCGTACGGCGGCAAACTGGCGCCCGTTCTGCTGGAGCTCCTGCGCAGGACGGACCGGCTGGGAAGCACGGTCGTCTCCTCGTTCGACCATAAGCTGTTGGCTGCGATAAAGAAAGCGGAGCCCGCCGTCCGAATCGGTCTGCTCTATGCGGCCGATCTGGTTGACCATGCGGCCTATGCGGCATCGCTCGGTGTTGACGTATACTCGCTGCATCCCCAGCATATGCTGATCGGCCCCGATGACACTGCCGAAGCGCGGCGGCGGGGGCTTGAGGTTTATCCGTACACGGCAAACGGCGAAGAGGAGCTGAACAGGCTGATCGCAAGCGGCGTATCGGGGATTATTACCGATTATCCGGCACGGCTGGCTGCGCTGCTCGCACGATGA
- the selD gene encoding selenide, water dikinase SelD has protein sequence MQADKIKLTSLSSKGGCGCKIGPADLAQVIRALPQTAPNPDLLVGLDTSDDAGVYRLSDELALVQTVDFFTPIVDDPYSFGQIAAANAISDIYAMGGTPLTVLNIVAFPISTLDKQILADILLGAADKVKEAGATLVGGHSIDDKEPKFGMAVTGLVHPGKVRTNAGAKPGDKLILTKPIGVGILTTSIKKDQLSDAEVARVTSVMATLNKTAAEVMSRYEVNACTDVTGFGLMGHSLEMAKGSGVGLRIAKEQVPVLPRVRELAENGFVPGGTKNNFAHVEPSVTFAPELDQIDRWILCDAVTSGGLLIAAPADQAEALLDDMRKAGVEASLIGEALDEHPGQIEVTVR, from the coding sequence ATGCAAGCGGATAAAATCAAGCTGACCTCTTTATCGTCCAAAGGCGGCTGCGGCTGCAAAATCGGACCGGCCGATCTGGCGCAGGTCATTCGCGCGCTGCCCCAGACGGCTCCGAACCCGGACCTGCTTGTCGGACTGGACACGAGCGACGACGCGGGGGTGTACCGGCTGAGCGATGAGCTGGCGCTCGTGCAAACGGTCGATTTCTTCACGCCGATCGTCGACGACCCTTACTCCTTCGGCCAAATCGCCGCGGCGAACGCGATCAGCGACATTTACGCCATGGGCGGGACGCCGCTGACCGTGCTCAATATCGTCGCTTTTCCGATCTCGACGCTGGACAAGCAGATTCTCGCGGATATTTTGCTCGGGGCGGCGGACAAGGTGAAGGAAGCGGGCGCGACACTCGTAGGGGGTCATTCGATCGACGACAAGGAGCCGAAGTTCGGCATGGCCGTCACCGGGCTGGTCCATCCGGGCAAGGTGCGGACCAACGCGGGCGCGAAGCCGGGCGACAAGCTCATTCTGACCAAACCGATCGGCGTCGGCATCCTGACGACCTCGATCAAGAAGGACCAGCTGTCCGATGCGGAGGTGGCGCGGGTCACGTCCGTGATGGCGACGCTGAACAAGACGGCTGCGGAAGTGATGAGCCGCTATGAGGTGAATGCGTGCACCGACGTGACCGGCTTCGGCCTCATGGGCCATTCGCTCGAAATGGCCAAAGGCAGCGGCGTCGGACTGCGCATCGCGAAGGAGCAAGTGCCGGTCCTGCCGCGCGTCAGGGAGCTGGCGGAGAACGGCTTCGTTCCGGGCGGGACGAAAAACAACTTCGCCCATGTCGAGCCTTCCGTCACGTTCGCGCCGGAGCTCGACCAGATCGACCGGTGGATCTTGTGCGACGCGGTCACGTCCGGCGGACTGCTCATTGCCGCGCCGGCAGACCAGGCGGAAGCGCTGCTGGACGATATGCGGAAGGCGGGCGTCGAGGCAAGCCTGATCGGCGAAGCGCTGGACGA
- a CDS encoding aldo/keto reductase: protein MELPAIGQGTWRIGDDPSRRKQEIAAIRLGIELGMTVIDTAEMYGEGLSESLIGEAVAGVRDKTFLVSKVYPHNAGRGRITRSCEHSLRRLGTDRLDLYLLHWRGSIPLSETAEEMERLVEAGKILRWGVSNLDTADMKELTGTAAGSRCAVNQVLYHLGSRGIEVDLLPWQLERGIPVMAYSPLAQAGALRKGLLTDGTVREVAQKHGVQPLQVLLAWSVRSGSVLALPKASTAEHVKQNAAAFELELTEADLKALDAAFPRPARKVPLDII, encoded by the coding sequence ATGGAGCTGCCGGCGATCGGCCAGGGAACCTGGCGGATCGGGGACGATCCGTCCCGCAGAAAGCAGGAAATCGCGGCCATACGGCTGGGTATCGAGCTCGGCATGACGGTGATCGATACTGCGGAGATGTACGGGGAAGGCTTGTCCGAGTCTCTGATCGGCGAAGCGGTAGCGGGCGTCCGGGACAAGACGTTCCTCGTTTCCAAGGTGTATCCGCACAACGCGGGAAGAGGGCGCATCACCCGCAGCTGCGAGCATAGCCTGCGGCGTCTCGGGACGGACCGCCTCGACCTGTATTTGCTCCATTGGCGCGGCAGCATCCCCCTCAGCGAAACGGCGGAGGAGATGGAACGGCTTGTGGAGGCGGGGAAAATTTTGCGCTGGGGCGTTTCCAACCTGGACACCGCCGATATGAAAGAGCTGACCGGAACGGCTGCCGGCTCCCGCTGCGCCGTCAACCAGGTGCTGTACCATTTGGGCTCGCGCGGCATCGAGGTCGACCTTCTGCCCTGGCAGTTGGAGCGCGGCATCCCGGTCATGGCGTATTCCCCGCTGGCGCAGGCGGGAGCGCTGAGAAAGGGCCTGCTCACCGACGGGACGGTGCGGGAAGTGGCGCAGAAGCACGGCGTTCAGCCGCTGCAGGTGCTGCTCGCCTGGTCGGTTCGCAGCGGGAGCGTGCTCGCGCTGCCGAAGGCATCGACGGCCGAGCATGTGAAACAGAATGCCGCCGCGTTCGAGCTCGAGCTGACGGAAGCGGATCTGAAAGCGCTGGACGCCGCGTTTCCGCGGCCGGCGCGAAAGGTGCCGCTGGATATCATTTAA
- a CDS encoding VOC family protein → MENNISFDGFIQIAIVVKDIQKAAETWAKMFNVPVPEIRDNPPAHNPDLTYRGKPAFYGLKLAVIRVGSFVIELHEPDEHDSTFREFLDKHGNGVHHLGFQVGEKRDAIIGELEEMGYEMRTIGYYPGSSWTIVDTEDDLGVNLNIKPRA, encoded by the coding sequence ATGGAAAATAACATCAGCTTCGACGGTTTTATCCAGATTGCGATTGTTGTAAAGGATATTCAGAAGGCCGCCGAGACATGGGCGAAAATGTTTAATGTTCCCGTGCCCGAGATCCGCGATAATCCGCCTGCTCATAACCCTGACCTGACATACCGCGGAAAACCCGCTTTCTACGGCCTGAAGCTGGCGGTCATCCGGGTCGGCAGCTTCGTCATCGAGCTGCACGAGCCCGACGAGCATGACAGCACGTTCCGCGAATTTCTGGACAAGCACGGCAACGGCGTTCATCATCTCGGCTTCCAGGTCGGCGAAAAGCGCGACGCCATTATCGGCGAGCTCGAAGAGATGGGCTACGAAATGCGTACGATCGGCTATTATCCGGGCAGCAGCTGGACGATTGTCGACACCGAGGACGATTTGGGCGTGAATCTGAACATCAAGCCCCGGGCTTAG
- a CDS encoding permease, with protein sequence MAHPEASTMRAPEGRGRTMLLVLLFVLVAAAGLSYVKWWPYYHKALIAIANHTIGSSIITGTEAAAPDPSWSAAWNYALAYYKSVWQAAVLGIVLGSLVQVLLPSGWLLRVLGKSSFGSTALGGLAAVPGMMCTCCAAPIAVGLRKKNVSAGAALAFWLGNPLINPATLIFMTFVLSWKFTLLRLVFGLLLTFGVSYWANRLAGDKQIPKNAVDPSVPSERPEGTFAIRWLKAVGSMTLHLVPAYIIAVLALGAVRAWLFPALGEGAAEGILTLIIFAVAGALFVIPTAAEIPVIQTFLSYGIGSGSAAALLITLPAISLPSILMIRKSFSAKVVGFVFAAVVVTGLVSGVIGSLVL encoded by the coding sequence ATGGCTCATCCTGAAGCGTCAACGATGCGCGCCCCGGAAGGCCGCGGCAGAACGATGCTGCTCGTCCTGCTGTTCGTCCTCGTCGCGGCCGCCGGCCTATCCTATGTCAAATGGTGGCCGTATTACCACAAGGCGTTAATAGCCATCGCGAACCACACGATCGGCTCGTCCATCATTACCGGGACGGAAGCCGCCGCTCCCGATCCTTCGTGGAGCGCGGCCTGGAATTATGCGCTTGCCTATTATAAATCGGTCTGGCAGGCGGCGGTGCTCGGCATTGTGCTCGGCTCGCTCGTTCAGGTGCTGCTCCCTTCCGGGTGGCTGCTCCGCGTGCTCGGCAAAAGCTCGTTCGGCAGCACCGCGCTTGGCGGCCTTGCAGCCGTCCCCGGCATGATGTGCACCTGCTGCGCGGCGCCGATAGCCGTCGGCCTGCGCAAAAAAAACGTTTCCGCCGGAGCGGCGCTCGCCTTCTGGCTCGGCAATCCGCTTATTAACCCGGCGACACTCATCTTCATGACCTTCGTGCTGTCGTGGAAGTTCACGCTGCTGCGCCTTGTGTTCGGACTGCTGCTGACGTTCGGCGTCAGCTACTGGGCGAACCGGCTCGCCGGCGACAAGCAAATCCCGAAAAACGCGGTCGATCCGTCCGTACCTTCTGAGCGGCCGGAGGGCACGTTTGCTATCCGCTGGCTGAAGGCCGTCGGGTCGATGACGCTCCACCTGGTGCCCGCCTACATTATCGCCGTGCTTGCGCTCGGCGCAGTACGAGCCTGGCTGTTCCCGGCGCTTGGGGAAGGCGCGGCCGAAGGCATCCTGACGCTGATCATTTTCGCGGTGGCCGGGGCGCTGTTCGTCATTCCGACCGCGGCCGAAATCCCGGTCATCCAAACGTTCCTGTCATACGGCATCGGATCCGGCTCCGCCGCCGCGCTGCTCATTACGCTGCCGGCGATCAGCCTGCCGTCGATACTGATGATCCGCAAGTCGTTTTCGGCAAAAGTCGTCGGGTTCGTTTTCGCGGCGGTCGTCGTCACGGGACTCGTAAGCGGCGTCATTGGCAGTTTAGTTCTATAG
- a CDS encoding NAD-dependent epimerase/dehydratase family protein: MNVFVTGGTGFIGSYVVKELLDHGHTLTLLARNPDKVPGFVGHERIRFVAGGMDDADAIAEGLKNQDACVHVALSWLGGTAMENMMHETVPSVRLFQAAADAGVRKIIYTSSIASFGTAPHHDMGYIKPSTYYSATKAASEAYLMSIAHEYRIQANIVRPGYTFGNPCVEGGPLYPDQKLVNMVRSARAGESMTFVKNDGTQFIWAGDLVKVYTELLHSDSLNRNYYTAVSTEFRTWAQIAQMAVDLLGSKSQIVLKDKGRPDPGDRPIDVSEIQNTFGFAFKADEYMKDHLRYLSTLEL; encoded by the coding sequence ATGAATGTATTCGTAACCGGAGGAACCGGGTTTATCGGCTCGTATGTCGTCAAGGAACTGCTCGATCACGGCCACACGCTCACGCTCCTTGCCCGGAATCCGGACAAGGTGCCCGGGTTTGTCGGCCATGAGCGAATTCGGTTCGTCGCGGGAGGGATGGACGACGCGGACGCAATCGCCGAAGGGCTGAAGAATCAGGACGCCTGCGTGCATGTCGCGCTCTCGTGGCTGGGCGGGACGGCGATGGAAAACATGATGCATGAAACGGTGCCCTCGGTCCGTCTGTTCCAAGCAGCCGCGGACGCAGGGGTCCGTAAAATCATTTACACGTCGTCCATCGCCAGCTTCGGCACGGCGCCCCACCACGACATGGGCTACATCAAGCCGTCTACCTATTACAGCGCCACCAAAGCCGCCTCGGAGGCCTATCTGATGTCGATTGCGCATGAATACCGCATTCAAGCCAATATCGTCAGGCCGGGCTATACGTTCGGCAATCCCTGCGTCGAGGGCGGACCGCTTTATCCTGACCAGAAGCTGGTCAATATGGTCCGGAGCGCCCGCGCCGGCGAGTCCATGACCTTCGTGAAGAACGACGGCACGCAGTTCATTTGGGCCGGCGACCTGGTGAAGGTATACACGGAGCTGCTTCACTCGGACAGCTTGAACCGCAATTACTACACCGCCGTCAGCACCGAATTCCGCACGTGGGCGCAGATCGCGCAAATGGCGGTCGATCTCCTCGGCTCCAAAAGCCAAATTGTACTGAAGGACAAGGGGCGTCCCGACCCCGGCGACAGGCCGATCGACGTCTCGGAAATCCAAAACACGTTTGGGTTTGCTTTCAAGGCGGACGAGTACATGAAGGATCATCTTCGGTACCTGAGCACCTTGGAATTGTAA